The Christiangramia flava JLT2011 region GTTTTAGTTTGATTAGTTAGAGGTAAAGCGTCCCAATCGGGGCGCTTTTTTTAATAATCTAATAATATCCATCGATTCCCGGCACTTTGTATCGTGAAGACCTGTTGGGGTTTGATACTGGTAATTTTTGCATTCGTACGTACATCAAAAAGATCGTCACTTCCCTGGAAGATGAAGGGTTTTTCGGCGTTTCCGGGCCAATTCAGAAGCCTGATGATCCTTCCTTTATTCGTGGCTGAAGCGGGAATCACAATTCCGGAAATCTGGTCGTTCAAACGTAGGGTACCGATCTCGTCTGTAATCACAAAGTTCCCGGTACTGCTGGTCGTGGAAGAATAGTTCTGAAACCCGGCATTACTCCAGGAGGCCTGGCCGGTTGCGTTCAGCATCATCACCTGGCCCTCACTACCTCGTGCGGTAGGCAATACATAATCTGTATCAGGAGAGGTTCCAATTCCAAGTCTTCCGGAGAAATAGCCTGCGTACACATTGCTGTTGGCATCACCAGTGGCGATACTGTAGATCCCATAGATATTACCAACTCCCTGGATGGTGCCTATTTCTGAATAAATACCATAATTATTGCTTTTTGCCCCGAAAGTCCGTCCCACACGATTAAAGATTCCATAAATATCATTGGTACCGGAATTCTGATAGGCTTCATTGAAGAAACCGTAGTGAACGCCCGTTCCAATGCCTCCCACATTATTCTTGATTCCGTATTTCGTGCCGTTTGTGGAACTTCGGTTGTCGTTGATGATCCCGTAGGTGGTCAGGTTATCGGTTGCTGAATTGGCATTATCCACGGTCAGGGCTTTCTTAAGGCTAAGATCTTTTCCGCTGAGAATTGCCACATCCAGCCGGGAAGAAAGTTGATCGGTGCCAATTCCTACACTGTTTTCGCGGTAAATCGGGTCGGTGATGGTATTCGGACTACTATTGGTTCCGGGTTTATAGAAGTTCGCCGAACCGTTATCCACCCCTAAACTTTTCCATTTGTTTTCCGAAGCATTCCAAAAATAGAATCCAGGCTGATAGGAACTAACGGCTTTGGTTAGAAAAACAAGCATTCCATGTTGCTCATTACCCGGATTGGTCCCGGGAAATTTGTCAATTCTCGGAATCAGTATCCCGTCAGTTACTAGTGGTTGAGAGGGATCATGAGCTACAATGTCCAGCTGAGCCTTAGGTTCGCTGGTGTCAATACCCACCTGAGCATTGAGGTTCAGGCATGCGAGGATGCCTGAAAAATAGAAAAATTTTCTCATAGGTCAAACGTAGTTGCTCGACATTTTAGTTAGAGGGGGTAACTGTTTTAGGATGAGATAAATATATGCGATTTCCCGATTCGCAATTACACCATTTCGTTAATTTTTTCCTGTAAAATCTTAATTTCATCCCGTAGCCTTGCAGCCTGCATAAAATCTAATTCTTTGGCAGCCGTTTCCATCGCTTTCCGTTTTTCCCGTACCTGTTTTTCCATTTGTGGTTTGGTTAGATAAGCAGCTTCTTCTTCAGCAGCTTTGAGATCTGGGCGGACTTCGTGCTCATAAATATCCAGTTTTTTACGAATCAGGGCACTATCAAACTTTTTATTCAGAGGTTTCGGGGTGATGTTATGTTCCTTATTGTAAGACATCTGCTTTTCGCGCCTGTATTCTGTTTCTTCAATGGTTTTTTTCATTGAATCGGTGATTTTATCAGCGTACAAAATGGCTTTTCCATCTACGTGACGTGCTGCCCTACCAATGGTTTGTGTAAGCGAACGGTTGCTACGAAGAAAACCTTCCTTGTCGGCATCGATAATGGCCACAAGCGAAACTTCGGGTAAATCCAGGCCTTCTCGTAACAGGTTCACTCCAACCAGGACATCAAAAAGTCCTTTTCGAAGATCCTGCATGATCTCCACACGCTCCAGCGTGTCAATATCGGAATGTATATAGCGGCAGCGCACGTCAATCCTGGTGAGGTATTTTGTCAATTCTTCCGCCATTCTTTTCGTTAGCGTGGTGACCAGAACCCGCTCATCTTTTTCCACGCGAATCTGGATTTCTTCTATCAGGTCATCGATCTGGTTGAGACTTGGGCGAACTTCCACAATAGGATCTAATAATCCTGTTGGTCGAATCACCTGCTCCACGTAAACACCTTCACTTTTCTGCAATTCATATTCAGCAGGTGTGGCGCTCACATAGATGACCTGGTTCTGGAGCGCTTCAAATTCTTCGAATTTCAGCGGACGGTTATCCATCGCGGCAGGTAGTCGGAAACCATAATCTACCAGTGTTTCCTTACGCGAACGGTCACCACCGTACATGGCATGAACCTGAGGGATCGTCACGTGGCTTTCATCTACCACCATCAAATAGTCATCTGGAAAATAATCCAATAAACAGAAAGGCCGTGTTCCAGGTTTACGGCCATCGAGGTAGCGCGAATAGTTTTCGATTCCCGAACAATAGCCAAGTTCCCGGATCATTTCCAAATCGAAATTGGTGCGTTCATCCAGCCGTTTGGCTTCCAGAGTTTTCCCGATATCCTGAAAATAATCTACCTGTTTGACCAGGTCATCCTGTATCTCCCGGATCGCATTCTGAAGTACGTCCGGAGAGGTAACGAACATATTGGCGGGATAAATATTGAGCCGCTCATATTTTTCAATGATATCGTTGGTGCCGGGATCGAATGCCTCGATCTCTTCAATTTCATCCCCAAAAAAGTGAATTCGGAAGGCATTATCAGCATAACTCGGAAAAACATCAACCGTATCGCCTTTTATTCTGAAATTTCCATGACTGAATTCCGCTTCTGTTCGGGAGTACAGACTTTGAACCAGGCTGTGCAAAAACTTGGTCCGGGAAATTTCCATGTCCCGTTCGATCGAAACCACGTTTTTTCTAAATTCCACCGGGTTCCCAATACCGTATAAACAGGAAACAGAAGCTACCACGAGTACGTCACGTCTTCCGCTAAGCAGGGACGAAGTGGTGCTCAACCGCAGTTTTTCGATTTCTTCGTTGATCGACAGGTCTTTTTCAATATATGTTCCAGAAGTCGGGATAAATGCCTCTGGCTGGTAATAATCGTAATAACTTACAAAATATTCCACCGCGTTCTCCGGAAAGAATTGCTTGAATTCTGAATACAATTGTGCGGCCAGTGTCTTATTATGGGCCAGGACCAGGGTGGGTTTCTGAACTTCTTCGATAACATTGGCCACGGTAAAGGTCTTCCCGGAACCTGTTACTCCTAAAAGTGTCTGAAATTTCTCGTGTGAGTCAATACCGCCAACCAGTTGTTTGATAGCGCCTGGCTGATCGCCGGTAGGTTTATAGTCTGATTTTATCTGGAATTTCATTCAGCTGATTTTCATTTTCATAGCCTTACGAAATTAAGCAATAATCAGACCTAAACCAATTATTGTCGCTTACCTTTTCAGGCTGAAATGCCCGTTGAATTCCTGTCCGTTTTTTAACGTAACTCGAAACCAGTAATCATCTGCCGGCAGCGGCTTTCCGTTAAAAGTACCATCCCAGCCATCAGACGAAACATCCATGTTTTTCAGCAGTTTTCCGTAGCGATCAAAAATATTGACAGTATTCTGGCTGCCGGCCGCTTTTTTGATCCCTTTGATCTGCCATTTATCATGAATACCATCGTTATTTGGAGTGAAATAAGTATCGTAACCTAATACTGCGATTTCTGCTTCGATGATTGCGCAGCCCTTTTTATCCCTGATATACAGTGTTTGAAATCCAGATTCTACATCAGTAAAAGTGGTTCCGGTCTGGTAAGGGCCATCAATATTTCCAATGGAATATTCATAATCCAGGTTTTCAGGGATATTTAAAGTAAGAGTATTGAGGTTAGAATTAACCTGCGGTTGGACCACTTCGTATGAGGTGACCTGTGGAGGGGCATTCAGAATCAATTCGATTTCTGCAATGTTGTAACAATCAGGATCATTTAAATTTGAAACTTTGGTATAGATAGTTTCTCCACTTGTTTCGATTAGACTATTTAAAGGATCTATATTATTTATAGCGTTTTCCTTGGAATGGAAATATGAAAAAATAAAATTATCTGGAGTCTCATCGGTTAATATGATGTTTGGAATTTTACTCAGATCAAACATTACTGTACCGGAATTATCAATATCACATGATTCTAAACTTCCTACCAGGTTAATTGGAGGACCAGGATCAATAACCAGTGTAAAACTGGTAATTTTAAAACAATCGGTAAAATTATTTTTCACCCTTACGTAAATTTCTTTTTCAGGTATATTGCTCCAAAATTGATTAGTTAATTGATTTTTATTATCGAATGCATCGCCACGGTTCTTATGATAACTAATAGTAATATTATGTTGATCTGAAATTTGATCTCTTACTGAATTAAGGTCAAAAATAGCCTCGCCTATTGCATTACATTTACGAATGTTATCAGGTTTTGAAATTTCAGGCCCATTCGGAAAGGGAAGTCCACCGATAGTAGAAGTGCCGGTCCATTTTAATTTAAAAGATTCCTCTCCTATGTGACGGTCTATGAGTATATAATAACTTTCACCCTCCTTTACATTAAGACTTTTTAAATACCCATTCCCCTGATCAATAGGTTCTGAAGTGTCCGTTTCATTATCACTCATTCCAGTAATGTTTGAAGTTGAATCAACAAAATCAGGAATTAATGCTGAACAGCGTATGGCATCTTTAAGATCACTGCAACTTGCATTAGGTCCAAAAACATAGAAATCATAATTAATACGCGTTTCTGAAGAATTAGGGATGAGGTCGAAACCAAGTGTACCTTCTTTTGTGATCTCGATATAAAGCCAGAGACTGTTATGTTCGAGACTACCGCATGAATTAAGATTTTCTATTTCCTCTTTACCCATACCTTCTGCATTTGAAGAAATTTCTCCATTACCGCAAATTTTGATTGCATTAATACAATCATTGGGATTAGTTTGTGCTCCTAACAGAAATTGATTTAAGAATATGATTAATAGCAATATTTTGGAAATTTTTGAGCTAGTCATAAATTTCGGCGTATTAGAGAAAAATGACCATTGAATTCCTGCCCATTTTTCAAAGTGACTCGAAACCAGTAATCATCTGCCGGCAGCGGCTTTCCGTTAAAAGTACCATCCCAGCCTTCAGTACCTGAAAAGAGCTGTTTCAGAAGTTTTCCGTATCGATCATACAGAAATATGCCTTTAATCTGATAATCTGCAGCTTTGATTTCAAAGGGTTTCCAACGATCGTTATAGCCATCGTTATTAGGGGTGAAATAAGTGGGGAAACCAAATACGAAAATCTCCTGACTGATTACTTCGCAGGCATTGTCGTTCTTCACATAAATGGTGTGAGGTCCAGGTTCGATATTGGTAAAAAGTGCTTCGGTTTGAAATGCATCGAGATTATCTATGGCATAAAAACCTGTCCCGTTTGGTTCCGAAACGATTTCGACCTGGCTATTGTCCACTTCACTGGTGATTAACACATCCAAGATTTCCGGGGCCATTTTTTCAGAAACTTCGTAGGCGATATTCCGGGAACAACCCAATTCCTTGTCGGTGACCCTTAGCAGATATTCTCCGCCTTCTGTGGCAGTGATAACTGGACTCGTTTGGCCTGTGTTCCATGAAAACTCATACCTCGTGTTATCGATATCAATCTCTTCTCCAAGTGCTATCGGGAATTCAGAAGAACAAGCCTCTTTTTGGAAAAATTCCGGTAATTCCGGAACCGAACCTATTTTCAATTCCACTTCTCCAGATCCGTAACATATATTATCACTGTTTGCCCTGATAAAAAGAACTCGTGGATTGCTCACATAATATTCCGGTAGCGGGCGCTGGCCCAGAGCGGCATCAGCAGCATATTCGTGAAAAGTAAGATTGACTGTCTCCGGAAGATTATTATCTCTCCTGATATTTTCTTCGATCAGGCCTAGATTGAATTCCGCTTTTCCGTTTCCCAGATCACAACCGCTAACCGGTTCCGGAAAGAGGTTCACACCATCTTTGGTCTTTAGTGTAATTTCTGCCAGGCTGTAACATAAAGAACCGAACGAGGTCACTTTCGCGATAATCTTCTGGTTCCTGGATGAATTGGTGAAAATGTTATCTATTGCATTGGTGTTTTCCACGTCTGCTTCAGCGGTTGAGCGCGACAGGTAAAAATAAATCTGTGTACTCGAATTACCTTTTGAAACCGGGTCTTTAGCTAATTGTAAATTGAATTCAGCTATTCCATCATCTGGATCATCATCATAAATATCACATTGAATAAGATCATAGGTATCCAGTATATCGGGGTTTTCCGCAATATCTACCTGCTTACACACCGGTTCCTGCAGGACACCATCGATATAACCGTTCATGGTTACCGTATAACTGCCGGGTGCGGTGTAAGTGTGTGTTACCGAAGTGCCGCTGGCTGTGGTATTGTCTCCAAAATCCCAGTCGGCATTTTCAAATTCTGAATCTTCGGAAATAGAAAAACTGGTCACATCGCCCAAGCACAGATTTTCAAATTCAAATTCATTTTTCAGTAAGGACTGGATAAATTGTGGCAGTCCCAGAGTCACCAGCGTATTTTGGGGGAATTTGATCGCATCCTGAATATAACGGCAGGCTGTTCCGGTTTCCTCTGGTTTGTCTATGACTGAAAGCGCCGGATGGCCATCGGCAAGGAAGGGATACCCGGAGCGGTAGATTTTCCCGTTTATTGCAAGCTGAAGTGCACCTGCAGTAAAATCAGAAGAATAGATAAGTTTTTCGGTAAGGCTGACGTTTGAACTCAACGGATCAAATTGGTATAATTCTGAATGGTCCAGAACACCATTGGGCTTATAGAAATTATTAGTGATATAAAGCTTCTCTGATTTTGCCGAAAACTCTACGCCATAGGGGTAGGCATTATCTAAAACCAGTCGTTCGTTGGAAACTGTTCCGTCCACATCGTTAAAATCATAAAGAAACACTTTCCCATTCTGTTTATTTGTGTCTTTTGGGCCACCTCCAACCACGGTCGAGGCATGAGCGATCGCCAGCATTTTTCCGTTTGGAGAGATCTTCATGTATCCTATTCCGGTTTTATTGGCACCATCATCCCTGGTGGTAGGCGGGATATTAGTGGGAACGCTCGAAATAACGGGCGTTGTATTAACACCATTTTCACTTACCAAAAAAGCATAGAACTTGTTTGTAAACTGGGTGACTACCCAATAGGATTCACAATCTCCGGCGATAACTGCTGAAATTTTTTCAGAACTCTTAAATTCTGCTTCGTTGGCGTTATTAGGATCATAAGTAGTAAGCGGGATATTCTTCTGGCCTGGCACAATATCCCCAAGTCCTGAATTGAGGGAGAGGTCAATGATATTGTAATGAACTCCTTCAATAGGATCGTTTTTTGGAATAGTGTAGTCTGGCTTATCTACGGTAAACAGGTAATAGATCCCTGGGCTTTTGGGTTTCGGAACGATCAGGGCAGACTGCGTAC contains the following coding sequences:
- the uvrB gene encoding excinuclease ABC subunit UvrB; protein product: MKFQIKSDYKPTGDQPGAIKQLVGGIDSHEKFQTLLGVTGSGKTFTVANVIEEVQKPTLVLAHNKTLAAQLYSEFKQFFPENAVEYFVSYYDYYQPEAFIPTSGTYIEKDLSINEEIEKLRLSTTSSLLSGRRDVLVVASVSCLYGIGNPVEFRKNVVSIERDMEISRTKFLHSLVQSLYSRTEAEFSHGNFRIKGDTVDVFPSYADNAFRIHFFGDEIEEIEAFDPGTNDIIEKYERLNIYPANMFVTSPDVLQNAIREIQDDLVKQVDYFQDIGKTLEAKRLDERTNFDLEMIRELGYCSGIENYSRYLDGRKPGTRPFCLLDYFPDDYLMVVDESHVTIPQVHAMYGGDRSRKETLVDYGFRLPAAMDNRPLKFEEFEALQNQVIYVSATPAEYELQKSEGVYVEQVIRPTGLLDPIVEVRPSLNQIDDLIEEIQIRVEKDERVLVTTLTKRMAEELTKYLTRIDVRCRYIHSDIDTLERVEIMQDLRKGLFDVLVGVNLLREGLDLPEVSLVAIIDADKEGFLRSNRSLTQTIGRAARHVDGKAILYADKITDSMKKTIEETEYRREKQMSYNKEHNITPKPLNKKFDSALIRKKLDIYEHEVRPDLKAAEEEAAYLTKPQMEKQVREKRKAMETAAKELDFMQAARLRDEIKILQEKINEMV
- a CDS encoding T9SS type B sorting domain-containing protein, with product MGKEEIENLNSCGSLEHNSLWLYIEITKEGTLGFDLIPNSSETRINYDFYVFGPNASCSDLKDAIRCSALIPDFVDSTSNITGMSDNETDTSEPIDQGNGYLKSLNVKEGESYYILIDRHIGEESFKLKWTGTSTIGGLPFPNGPEISKPDNIRKCNAIGEAIFDLNSVRDQISDQHNITISYHKNRGDAFDNKNQLTNQFWSNIPEKEIYVRVKNNFTDCFKITSFTLVIDPGPPINLVGSLESCDIDNSGTVMFDLSKIPNIILTDETPDNFIFSYFHSKENAINNIDPLNSLIETSGETIYTKVSNLNDPDCYNIAEIELILNAPPQVTSYEVVQPQVNSNLNTLTLNIPENLDYEYSIGNIDGPYQTGTTFTDVESGFQTLYIRDKKGCAIIEAEIAVLGYDTYFTPNNDGIHDKWQIKGIKKAAGSQNTVNIFDRYGKLLKNMDVSSDGWDGTFNGKPLPADDYWFRVTLKNGQEFNGHFSLKR
- a CDS encoding T9SS type B sorting domain-containing protein, with product MKKNIIIIFLLCFCFNALAQKEGANWFFGIRAGLKFEGGTAIPVQGGQITTIEGVATISDPNGNLLFSSDGTEVLDRTHEIMPNGRDLKGNVSSTQSALIVPKPKSPGIYYLFTVDKPDYTIPKNDPIEGVHYNIIDLSLNSGLGDIVPGQKNIPLTTYDPNNANEAEFKSSEKISAVIAGDCESYWVVTQFTNKFYAFLVSENGVNTTPVISSVPTNIPPTTRDDGANKTGIGYMKISPNGKMLAIAHASTVVGGGPKDTNKQNGKVFLYDFNDVDGTVSNERLVLDNAYPYGVEFSAKSEKLYITNNFYKPNGVLDHSELYQFDPLSSNVSLTEKLIYSSDFTAGALQLAINGKIYRSGYPFLADGHPALSVIDKPEETGTACRYIQDAIKFPQNTLVTLGLPQFIQSLLKNEFEFENLCLGDVTSFSISEDSEFENADWDFGDNTTASGTSVTHTYTAPGSYTVTMNGYIDGVLQEPVCKQVDIAENPDILDTYDLIQCDIYDDDPDDGIAEFNLQLAKDPVSKGNSSTQIYFYLSRSTAEADVENTNAIDNIFTNSSRNQKIIAKVTSFGSLCYSLAEITLKTKDGVNLFPEPVSGCDLGNGKAEFNLGLIEENIRRDNNLPETVNLTFHEYAADAALGQRPLPEYYVSNPRVLFIRANSDNICYGSGEVELKIGSVPELPEFFQKEACSSEFPIALGEEIDIDNTRYEFSWNTGQTSPVITATEGGEYLLRVTDKELGCSRNIAYEVSEKMAPEILDVLITSEVDNSQVEIVSEPNGTGFYAIDNLDAFQTEALFTNIEPGPHTIYVKNDNACEVISQEIFVFGFPTYFTPNNDGYNDRWKPFEIKAADYQIKGIFLYDRYGKLLKQLFSGTEGWDGTFNGKPLPADDYWFRVTLKNGQEFNGHFSLIRRNL